One window of Cellulomonas shaoxiangyii genomic DNA carries:
- a CDS encoding cytochrome c oxidase subunit 3 — translation MSTATAASRPAPHVTVNRPNPVSVGTIVWLASELMFFAGLFAMYFTIRQAVPEEFALQSEKLNLAFAFANTTVLVLSSVTCQMGVWAAERLQPQRTGSLLQFWRWGMNEWITLTYVMGAIFIGGQIFEYAELVHEGLTISSSPYGSVFYLTTGFHGLHVVGGLLAFLFLLGRSFTAKRFTQHEETTAIVTSYYWHFVDVVWIALFAVIYLVR, via the coding sequence GTGTCGACCGCAACGGCTGCCTCGCGCCCCGCGCCCCACGTGACCGTGAACCGCCCGAACCCCGTCTCGGTGGGGACGATCGTGTGGCTGGCCAGCGAGCTCATGTTCTTCGCCGGCCTCTTCGCGATGTACTTCACGATCCGCCAGGCGGTGCCCGAGGAGTTCGCGCTCCAGAGCGAGAAGCTGAACCTCGCGTTCGCGTTCGCGAACACGACCGTCCTGGTGCTGTCGTCCGTGACCTGCCAGATGGGCGTCTGGGCGGCCGAGCGGCTCCAGCCGCAGCGCACCGGCTCGCTCCTGCAGTTCTGGCGCTGGGGCATGAACGAGTGGATCACCCTGACCTACGTCATGGGTGCGATCTTCATCGGCGGCCAGATCTTCGAGTACGCCGAGCTGGTCCACGAGGGCCTCACGATCTCGTCGTCCCCGTACGGCTCCGTCTTCTACCTGACGACCGGCTTCCACGGCCTGCACGTCGTGGGCGGTCTGCTCGCGTTCCTGTTCCTGCTCGGCCGCTCGTTCACCGCCAAGCGGTTCACCCAGCACGAGGAGACGACCGCGATCGTCACCTCCTACTACTGGCACTTCGTCGACGTGGTCTGGATCGCGCTCTTCGCGGTCATCTACCTCGTCCGATGA